A genomic window from Flavobacterium sp. I3-2 includes:
- a CDS encoding Pycsar system effector family protein, with protein MDILLTAEQFVFNLFKDKLSSEYLYHNFTHTLNVVLAVDEIIKGESINNEDTLHLKMAAWFHDTGYIMGGENHEENSIFILKDFLNQFPNHHLNIEIIALIIRATKLENVPQTYLEMCLRDADYYHFTKENYCETNILLKKEIEQTYKVEISDEKWCLENFEMLSKKHCFYTDYAKKHWQPKKEKTIFEIFKQLENSQKKDKETNKEIKKKKLEKLERPERGIDTLFRTTLNNHTQLSAIADSKANILLSVNAIIISIVLTAIIPKLDSPRNTHLIIPTFILLIFSVITIVCTILSTKPKVTSGTFTDDDVKKKSVNLLFFGNFYKMPLETYTKAMNDLMIDRDYLYDTLIKDLYYLGLVLDRKYKILRVAYTVFMIGIIVSVSAFIIAFARL; from the coding sequence ATGGATATACTCTTAACCGCTGAACAGTTTGTATTTAATTTATTCAAAGATAAACTATCTTCGGAATATCTGTATCATAATTTTACACATACTTTAAATGTTGTATTAGCTGTAGATGAGATAATTAAAGGAGAAAGCATTAACAACGAGGATACATTACATCTAAAAATGGCTGCTTGGTTTCATGATACAGGATATATTATGGGAGGTGAAAATCATGAAGAAAATAGCATCTTTATTTTGAAAGATTTTTTGAATCAATTTCCAAATCATCACTTAAACATCGAAATTATTGCATTGATTATTCGAGCTACAAAATTAGAAAATGTGCCGCAAACCTATTTAGAAATGTGTTTGCGAGATGCTGATTATTATCATTTTACAAAAGAAAATTACTGCGAAACTAATATCCTGCTTAAAAAAGAAATTGAACAAACATATAAAGTAGAAATATCTGACGAAAAATGGTGCTTAGAAAACTTTGAAATGCTTTCTAAAAAACATTGTTTTTATACAGATTATGCTAAGAAACATTGGCAACCAAAAAAAGAAAAAACCATTTTTGAAATCTTTAAACAATTAGAAAATTCACAAAAAAAAGATAAAGAAACCAACAAAGAAATCAAAAAGAAAAAATTAGAAAAACTTGAACGTCCAGAACGTGGAATTGATACACTGTTTCGAACAACATTAAATAATCACACTCAATTAAGTGCAATTGCGGATAGCAAAGCTAATATTTTACTTTCTGTAAATGCGATTATTATTTCGATTGTTTTGACAGCGATAATTCCAAAATTGGATAGCCCAAGAAACACACATTTGATTATTCCAACTTTTATTTTATTAATCTTTAGTGTAATTACAATTGTTTGTACTATTTTATCAACTAAACCTAAAGTTACAAGCGGAACTTTTACTGATGATGATGTTAAAAAGAAGTCCGTAAATTTATTATTTTTTGGTAATTTTTATAAGATGCCTTTAGAAACGTATACCAAAGCAATGAACGATTTAATGATTGATCGAGATTATTTATACGATACTTTAATAAAAGATTTATACTATTTAGGATTAGTTCTTGACAGAAAATATAAAATTTTAAGAGTAGCTTATACCGTGTTTATGATTGGAATTATAGTTTCAGTATCAGCTTTTATTATTGCATTCGCTCGTTTATAA
- a CDS encoding metallophosphoesterase: MKFNYKVYHLLFFSSALILLNSCATFHQQQGSKLSETISPIDTMKSINHKFILIGDGGNANDSISEPNFKFLKQRISNSDKNTTVLFLGDNIYPKGLPDSLNPARKTAEEILNKQLDLVEDFEGKTIFLAGNHDWYSKLEGLIEQKNYVNKHLNNKKAFMPKKYESIDKIEINDDITLITIDSEWFIQDWNKYENINKESEIRNREDFFEEFKSLINKNQNKVTLVAIHHPLFSGGDHAGYFSFRKHIFPIKNIPLPVLGSVINYLRKTTGASPADTQYKLYQSLIKRLKTIAMNQNQVIFISGHDHNLQYIEQEGVKQIISGSASKIEEARAIEPISFSVGKFGYGILDVYDDKETELKFYVTENNEENLVFQRSIYKQEPYTKVFPEVLETEKTTSIYRVEKTKKSDFYKFLFGNHYRTIYGIDITAPVVNLDTIFGGLKPTISGGGNQSMSLRLEDANGKEYVMRGVKKNASQFLQTAVFKDVYVKDKLKKTYVLSFVDDFYTTSHPYVPFIMADFADAANLYHTNPKLYYIPKQNALGKYNDSYGDELYMIEERPSSSQIDAPNFGNPVDIVSTQDVLQNIEKDSKYCVDEQMYLRARVFDFLIGDWDRHADQWRWSEFREGDSVVYRPIGRDRDQAFAKIDGKLLKLIMYSPAMRHMQSFNGKFGNPRWMNKTAFPLDKVFLQSMKLEDWQKTAKEIVVSISDEVIIEAFSKMPLEVQTKETNDIQEILKERRENLVAFTEKYYHELMKYGVVAATNKDNILKIKTSKEKVVVQEVQLKKSGEQQVRTYSYDPKVTKEIWIYGLNDEDRFEVTGEKSSILIRLIGGKSHDYYDISSRNKIKIYDYKSEVSTIIPGRNTRKILRDNYDRNSYDYRNSPINTFTLLPDLNYNKDNGIMLGFNANLISQKFIYHPFSQQHNLRAKIDFATSGTIVEYLGKFKNNSRSWYFQIDGVATTSNFSQNYFGYGNETGYNRDLFKINYNRVRTAQYNFKPSYNYMGRNGGNFLVGPTFESVKIMNTNDRFIDTNLDTDHDNYKSQAFYGIQGKYEFENYNHKSNPSLGLGFLLHYAFRSNTKNFNENHSAITSKLHVLFPLTYSNIVTLETSFYGKTMIGDHYHFYQAADLGSNTFLRGYRQNRFVGRTAFAQSTNINFKISDWNDGIIPLSYGGFIGYDYGRVWQDNEKSDKWHSSYGGGLWMNVIETITLKVNVFKSSEDVMFTFGLGVGF, translated from the coding sequence ATGAAATTTAATTATAAAGTTTACCATCTTTTGTTTTTTAGTTCTGCACTAATCTTGCTGAATTCTTGTGCAACTTTTCATCAACAACAAGGAAGTAAATTATCTGAAACTATTTCTCCAATTGATACAATGAAAAGCATAAACCACAAATTCATTTTGATAGGTGATGGAGGAAATGCTAATGATTCAATTTCTGAACCTAATTTTAAATTTCTTAAGCAACGTATATCTAATTCAGACAAAAACACTACTGTTCTTTTTCTTGGTGATAATATTTATCCAAAAGGATTACCAGATAGTTTAAATCCGGCGCGTAAAACGGCAGAAGAAATTTTAAATAAACAATTAGATCTGGTTGAAGACTTTGAAGGTAAAACAATTTTCTTAGCTGGAAATCATGATTGGTATAGTAAACTTGAAGGTTTAATTGAACAGAAGAATTATGTTAATAAGCATTTGAACAACAAAAAGGCTTTTATGCCAAAGAAATATGAGTCTATTGACAAAATTGAAATCAATGACGACATAACTTTAATTACCATTGACAGCGAATGGTTTATTCAAGATTGGAATAAATATGAAAATATCAATAAAGAGAGTGAAATTAGAAATCGTGAAGATTTTTTCGAAGAGTTTAAAAGCTTAATTAACAAAAATCAGAATAAAGTAACATTAGTTGCAATTCATCATCCTTTGTTTTCTGGTGGAGATCATGCAGGTTATTTTTCATTTAGAAAACATATCTTTCCAATTAAAAATATACCATTGCCTGTTTTAGGTTCTGTAATTAATTACCTTCGAAAAACTACTGGAGCTAGTCCAGCTGATACACAATATAAACTTTATCAATCTTTGATTAAGCGATTGAAAACAATTGCCATGAACCAAAATCAAGTGATTTTTATTTCTGGTCATGATCATAATTTACAATATATCGAACAAGAAGGTGTTAAACAAATAATTAGTGGTTCAGCTTCAAAGATTGAAGAAGCTAGAGCGATTGAACCAATTAGTTTTTCTGTTGGTAAATTTGGTTATGGAATTTTAGATGTTTATGATGATAAAGAAACCGAGTTAAAATTTTATGTAACAGAAAATAATGAAGAAAATCTAGTTTTTCAACGTTCAATTTATAAACAAGAACCTTATACTAAAGTTTTTCCTGAAGTTTTAGAAACTGAAAAAACAACTTCGATATATCGAGTAGAGAAAACTAAAAAGAGTGATTTTTATAAATTTCTTTTCGGAAATCACTATCGAACTATTTATGGTATAGATATAACTGCTCCGGTTGTAAATCTTGATACAATTTTTGGAGGTTTGAAACCAACAATTTCAGGCGGAGGTAATCAATCCATGTCTTTGCGATTAGAAGACGCCAATGGAAAAGAATATGTAATGCGAGGTGTTAAGAAAAATGCAAGTCAATTTTTACAAACCGCTGTTTTTAAAGATGTTTATGTAAAAGATAAACTTAAAAAAACTTATGTTTTATCTTTTGTTGATGATTTTTATACCACATCGCATCCTTATGTTCCATTTATTATGGCTGACTTTGCAGATGCAGCTAATTTATATCATACAAATCCAAAATTATATTATATTCCAAAACAAAATGCTTTAGGAAAATATAACGATTCTTATGGTGATGAACTGTATATGATAGAAGAGCGTCCAAGTAGTTCACAAATTGATGCACCTAATTTCGGAAATCCTGTTGATATTGTTAGTACTCAAGATGTTCTTCAGAATATCGAAAAAGATTCAAAATATTGTGTTGATGAACAAATGTATTTGAGAGCTCGCGTTTTTGATTTTTTAATTGGAGATTGGGATCGTCATGCAGATCAATGGCGTTGGAGCGAATTCAGGGAAGGTGATTCTGTAGTTTACCGACCAATTGGTCGAGATCGAGATCAAGCATTTGCAAAAATTGATGGAAAATTATTAAAATTGATTATGTATTCTCCAGCAATGCGTCATATGCAAAGCTTTAATGGAAAATTTGGTAATCCAAGATGGATGAACAAGACGGCATTTCCTTTAGATAAAGTTTTTTTACAGAGCATGAAATTAGAAGATTGGCAAAAAACAGCGAAAGAAATTGTAGTTAGTATTTCTGATGAAGTGATAATTGAAGCTTTTTCTAAAATGCCATTAGAAGTTCAAACTAAAGAAACAAATGATATTCAAGAAATTTTAAAAGAACGTCGCGAAAATTTAGTTGCTTTTACTGAAAAATATTATCATGAATTAATGAAATATGGTGTGGTTGCAGCCACAAATAAAGACAATATATTAAAGATAAAAACGTCAAAAGAAAAAGTTGTAGTTCAAGAAGTTCAATTAAAAAAATCTGGAGAGCAACAAGTTCGTACTTATAGTTACGACCCCAAAGTCACAAAAGAAATTTGGATTTATGGTCTTAATGATGAAGATAGATTTGAAGTTACAGGTGAGAAATCATCTATTTTAATACGATTAATAGGAGGAAAAAGTCACGATTATTACGATATTTCAAGTAGAAACAAAATAAAAATTTACGATTATAAATCAGAAGTAAGTACTATCATTCCTGGTAGAAATACTAGAAAAATACTTAGAGATAATTACGATCGAAATTCATATGATTATCGAAATTCTCCAATAAATACTTTTACATTATTGCCAGATTTGAATTATAATAAGGATAATGGTATTATGTTAGGATTTAATGCGAATTTAATTTCGCAAAAATTTATTTACCATCCTTTTTCTCAACAACACAATTTACGCGCAAAAATCGATTTTGCAACTTCAGGAACTATTGTTGAATATTTAGGGAAATTTAAAAATAATTCACGTAGTTGGTATTTTCAAATTGATGGAGTAGCTACAACTTCTAATTTTTCCCAAAACTATTTTGGTTACGGAAATGAAACTGGCTATAACAGAGATTTATTTAAAATTAATTATAATCGTGTTCGTACTGCGCAATACAATTTCAAACCATCATATAATTATATGGGTAGAAATGGTGGTAATTTCTTAGTTGGACCAACTTTCGAATCAGTAAAAATTATGAATACAAATGATCGATTTATTGATACAAATTTAGATACCGATCATGATAATTATAAATCACAAGCTTTTTATGGTATTCAAGGAAAATACGAATTCGAAAATTATAACCATAAGTCAAATCCATCTTTAGGATTAGGATTTTTATTGCATTATGCCTTTAGATCAAATACAAAAAATTTCAATGAAAACCATTCAGCGATTACTAGTAAATTGCATGTGCTATTTCCTTTAACTTATTCAAACATTGTTACTCTGGAAACTTCATTTTACGGCAAAACAATGATTGGAGATCATTATCATTTTTATCAAGCTGCTGACTTAGGAAGTAATACTTTTTTACGTGGTTATAGACAAAATAGATTTGTTGGTAGAACTGCTTTTGCTCAATCTACAAACATTAATTTTAAAATAAGTGATTGGAATGACGGCATTATTCCGCTTTCATATGGTGGTTTTATTGGATATGATTACGGTCGTGTATGGCAAGATAATGAAAAGTCTGATAAATGGCATTCAAGTTATGGAGGTGGTTTATGGATGAATGTTATTGAAACTATAACTTTAAAAGTTAATGTTTTTAAAAGTTCAGAAGATGTTATGTTTACTTTTGGATTAGGAGTAGGTTTCTAA
- a CDS encoding DUF808 domain-containing protein, protein MASGIFAILDDIAALMDDVAIASKIATKKTAGILGDDLAVNAEKATGFLSSREIPVLWAITKGSFLNKLIIVPIALLLNFFFPVAIKFILILGGCYLAFEGAEKIIHYIFHKKKETEPEVGTQIDNEKAEKAKIKSAILTDFILSVEIVIIALGTVIERDASITVQIISVSVVAFLATVGVYGVVALIVRMDDAGYKIIKKSNNKGFVAQLGHFLVKALPYVIRILAFVGTIALLLVSGGIFSHNIDFFHHLLPNLNSTIKEFSLGLIIGFIVLAVVMITQKAYKLAVKK, encoded by the coding sequence ATGGCTTCAGGTATTTTTGCAATATTAGATGATATTGCAGCTTTGATGGATGATGTTGCAATTGCAAGTAAAATAGCAACAAAAAAAACCGCAGGAATTTTAGGAGATGATCTTGCTGTAAATGCTGAAAAAGCCACTGGTTTTCTATCTTCTAGAGAAATTCCAGTTCTATGGGCAATTACAAAAGGATCGTTTTTAAACAAACTAATAATTGTTCCGATTGCGTTATTGTTGAATTTCTTTTTTCCAGTTGCAATTAAATTTATTCTAATTTTAGGGGGCTGTTATTTAGCTTTTGAAGGTGCTGAAAAAATTATTCACTATATTTTTCATAAAAAGAAAGAAACCGAGCCCGAAGTTGGAACACAGATTGATAATGAGAAAGCTGAAAAAGCAAAGATAAAATCTGCGATTTTAACGGATTTTATTTTATCTGTCGAGATTGTAATCATTGCATTAGGAACAGTGATTGAAAGAGATGCTTCTATAACTGTTCAGATTATATCAGTTTCGGTAGTTGCGTTCCTTGCAACAGTTGGAGTTTATGGAGTGGTTGCCTTAATTGTTAGAATGGATGATGCTGGATATAAGATCATAAAAAAATCCAATAATAAAGGATTTGTTGCTCAATTAGGTCATTTTTTAGTTAAAGCTTTACCTTATGTAATTCGTATTTTAGCTTTCGTTGGGACCATTGCTCTGTTGTTAGTTTCAGGCGGAATTTTTTCGCATAATATTGATTTTTTCCATCATCTTTTACCTAATTTAAACAGTACTATTAAAGAATTTTCTTTAGGATTAATAATTGGATTTATTGTTTTAGCTGTCGTAATGATTACTCAAAAAGCATATAAATTAGCTGTTAAAAAATAA